ACGGCGCCCCGCACGCGCAGGCCGTGCTCGTCGGTGCCGGCGCCGCGCACCTCGATCTCGACGGCGGTGCCCACCGCGAAGTCGTCGGGCGGCGCGTCGAGGAACACGCCGCCGACGCCCAGGTCGCGCGCGTGCGTGCGGATCGACCGATCCCTGGAGCGCAGCTTCACGTCCAGGTCGCACGGGACGCGCAACGTCTGGCGGCGGTCGGCGCCGTCGAACTGCGCGCACACGAGCTGCATGATGCGCCGCTCGATGCGCGCGCGAAGTACGGCGTCCTCCGGCCGCCAGCCGACCGGCGTGCGCCGG
The DNA window shown above is from Deltaproteobacteria bacterium and carries:
- a CDS encoding PilZ domain-containing protein; the encoded protein is MHADIDQLSLPELIDRLDDLEGRRTPVGWRPEDAVLRARIERRIMQLVCAQFDGADRRQTLRVPCDLDVKLRSRDRSIRTHARDLGVGGVFLDAPPDDFAVGTAVEIEVRGAGTDEHGLRVRGAVAWVSADPDRRGVGVAFANDDSERHERRLRRFLIELLRHRVDAP